DNA from Mycobacterium sp. SMC-8:
CTCGGTGGCGTCGAGCATCATCGGGCCCCGCCCCGCCGGCCGGACCACGTTCAGCGCCGACGCCCGGAACCCGCGGCGGGCCATCGCCCGCACGGCCCCGTCGAGCGGTACTTCCAGCGCCGGTGTGCCGACGACGAGCACCACCAGCGCGCCGACGAACCAGCCGACCGCCAGGCCCAGCAGCGAGCGGGCCGGTACGACGGCACTGACCACCAGATGGATCGGGACGAACGCCAGCAGCAGCGCCCACCACCAGCGCCGCCACCGGGCGGGAAGCCACGGACCCGACACCGTCAGCACGGCGGCGAGCATCGCGATCCACCGCGGATCGTCGAGGAACTGCGACAGCACGGTGTCGAGGCGGTCGTTGAGGTCCAGATGCCAGCGTGGCGCCGCGATGCCGTTGCCGGTGATCGACAGCGAAAGGATCGCGAGCAGGCCCGCCGCGGCGTACGCGCCGAGCAGCTTCCACTGCCGAGACAGGATCAACCCGATCAGGATGATGAACGGCAGCGCCAGGATCGCGACGCCGTAGATGAGGTAGACGGTGTTGGACTGCGCCGGACTCAGGACGCCGACGATCTCGGAGATCGACCGCTCCAGCGCCTCCCACTCGTAGCGGGTGATCAGCGAGCTGGTCACTACGACCACGAGGAACACCGCGGCCAGTGCCAGTCGCATGATGTCGTTGGTGCGGCGGGTCAACGGCTGCAGAAGGCTGCCTGTGACAGCGACGTCCTGCCCGTCAACTCGCATATGTCAACGATCTCTTTCGATTGGCTGCAAGCCGCCATCGGCTCACCGACAAAATAGCGACTGTTCGGTGACGATCGGTACACGCGCGACGGTGCTCAGCGAATGGTCACGTAATACACCTTGCCGACGACGCGAAGTTCCAGTCCGTCGTCTCCGCCCTCGTTGACCCACTCGGTGACGTTTCCGCCGGTGTGGATGCCGACGACCTCGGCCTCGGCGAGCGGCGCGCTGCCCAGCTTGTTGACGATCACGCGGTTGCCCTCGGCCTGCAGCCGGCTGATAGTGGACTGCGCGTCGCCGGTGGCCGTGGGGGCGGCAGCGGCGGCGCCGGCCAGGCCGAGCGTGGCGGCGGCCAGAGTGGTGGCGATACCCGTGGCGATCCCGGCGGTGGTGGTCAGGTTGCTCATGTCCGGGGAAACCGGCCGGCCGGCGCGGGCATTTCCGTTGGCAGCAATTGGCCGCGCCGTGGCAGAAAGCGATCACCGAGATTGCGTCTGCGGTGCGAAAAAGCGTGAAATGACCGCGTGGAATGCGATTTCGGCGGAGTTGTGGGGAAGGCGATTTCGGCGGGGTCAGGGGCGGGTGCGCAGCTGCTGGGCCAGGCCCGACGCGCGGGTGGCCCGACGGTCGATCGCCTCCCGCACCGAGGCCTCGGTCCCGACGACGTGCACGCGCTTCTTGGCGCGGGTGACCGCGGTGTAGAACAGCTCGCGGGTCAGCAGCCGGGACTCCGGCGGCGGCAGCAGCACGGTCACCTCGTCGGCCTGACTGCCCTGGCTCTTGTGAATGGTCATCGCGAACATCGTCTCGACCTCACCGAGCCGGCCCGGCGCGAACCGCAGGGCACCGACGTGGGCGCGCAGCCCGTCCGGCGAGGCGACGACGACGCCGGTGTCGCCGTTGTACACCCCCAGCCCGTAGTCGTTCTCCGTCACCAGCAGCGGCCGGCCCGGATACCACTGCGCCCACAGCGGCTGCCCGGTGGTCTCGGCCAGCCAACGTTCCACCTGACGGTTCCAGTGCGTCACACCGAACGGCCCGCGACGGTGTGCGCACAGCAGCCGGTGACTGTCGAGCACCGCCAGCGCCGCCCCGGCGTCGCCGAGCAGCGCCGCCCGGCGCAGCTGCTCGGCGCGGGACGTCAGCGTGGGCCGCAGCGGGCCCGCGGCATCGTCGGTGTCCAGCCACGCCACCGCGTCGCCGCCCGCGCGCAGCACCGCCAGCGCGGCATCGGCGTCGCCGGCGCGGATCGCCTGCGCCAGCGATCCGATGGTCTCGCCGTAGCGGTGCGGCGTCTTGAGCTCGACCACCCCGGCGCTGCCCAGACCGTCCACCAGGTCGGCGAGCACCGCGCCGGCGTCCACCGACGCCAACTGGTCGGGGTCGCCGACGAACAGCAGCCGCGCGTCCGGGCGCACCGCCTCCAGCAGCCGCGCCATCATCGTCAGCGACACCATCGAGGTCTCGTCGACGACGATGACGTCGTGCGGAAGCCGGTTGTCGCGGTGGTGCCGGAACCGTGACGACGTGCCCGGTCTGCTGCCGAGCAGCCGGTGCAAGGTGGTGGCCCGCAGGCCCGCCAGCCGCTTCCGATCGACCTCGGTGAGCCTGCCGAGCTCGTCGTGCACCGCGTCCTGCAGCCGGGCCGCCGCCTTGCCGGTCGGTGCGGCCAGCGCCATCCGCGGCGGCGTGCCGCCGGCCACCTCGGCCTGCTCGGCGATCGCGGCCAGCAGCCGTGCCACCGTCGTCGTCTTGCCGGTGCCGGGCCCGCCGGTGAGCACCGTCAGCGATTGCTGCAGAGCAACTTTGGCGGCGGCGCGCTGTTCTTCCCAGCCGTTGGGAAACAGCCGCTCCAGGCCCGGGACAGGTCCGCGCGGCGCGGCGGCCAGCAGCGCCAGCACGTCGTCGCGGACCTGCTGTTCCTCCCGCCAGTACCGGTCCAGGTAGAGCAGGTCGCCGTGCACCCGCAGCACCTGTCGGTCGGCGAGCGCACTGGCCCGCACCGCGGTCAGCCACTGATCCGGTGACGGCCACGGCAGCTCCGGCATTCCGGCCTGCCCGGCGATCGTGCGCAGGTCGACGCACACCGAGCCGCCGCGCAGCGCGCGCACCGCCAGCGCGA
Protein-coding regions in this window:
- the recD gene encoding exodeoxyribonuclease V subunit alpha gives rise to the protein MTVDAFAALFEPADVQVAQRLTTLVRDDDDRVALAVALAVRALRGGSVCVDLRTIAGQAGMPELPWPSPDQWLTAVRASALADRQVLRVHGDLLYLDRYWREEQQVRDDVLALLAAAPRGPVPGLERLFPNGWEEQRAAAKVALQQSLTVLTGGPGTGKTTTVARLLAAIAEQAEVAGGTPPRMALAAPTGKAAARLQDAVHDELGRLTEVDRKRLAGLRATTLHRLLGSRPGTSSRFRHHRDNRLPHDVIVVDETSMVSLTMMARLLEAVRPDARLLFVGDPDQLASVDAGAVLADLVDGLGSAGVVELKTPHRYGETIGSLAQAIRAGDADAALAVLRAGGDAVAWLDTDDAAGPLRPTLTSRAEQLRRAALLGDAGAALAVLDSHRLLCAHRRGPFGVTHWNRQVERWLAETTGQPLWAQWYPGRPLLVTENDYGLGVYNGDTGVVVASPDGLRAHVGALRFAPGRLGEVETMFAMTIHKSQGSQADEVTVLLPPPESRLLTRELFYTAVTRAKKRVHVVGTEASVREAIDRRATRASGLAQQLRTRP